The following proteins are co-located in the Bordetella bronchialis genome:
- the cysD gene encoding sulfate adenylyltransferase subunit CysD has protein sequence MSTVHTRSHLDWLESEAIFILREVAAECEKPVLLFSGGKDSCVLLRLAEKAFRPARFPFPLMHIDTGHNFPEVIQFRDARAAELGETLIVRSVEDSIRRGSVVLRKETDSRNAAQAVTLLEAIAEFGFDACIGGARRDEEKARAKERIFSFRDEFGQWDPKSQRPEVWSLYNTRVHRGENMRVFPISNWTELDVWQYIARENLALPSIYYAHRRPVVRRRGLLVPVTPLTPPQADEQVETLSVRFRTVGDISCTCPVASDAADNQAIIAETALSDITERGATRMDDQTSEASMERRKKEGYF, from the coding sequence ATGTCCACCGTTCATACCCGCAGCCACCTGGATTGGCTGGAGTCCGAAGCCATCTTCATCCTGCGCGAGGTCGCGGCCGAATGCGAGAAGCCCGTCCTGCTGTTTTCAGGCGGCAAGGATTCCTGCGTGCTGCTGCGGCTGGCGGAAAAGGCCTTCCGTCCGGCGCGTTTTCCGTTTCCGTTGATGCACATCGACACCGGCCACAACTTCCCGGAGGTCATCCAGTTCCGCGACGCCCGCGCCGCCGAGCTGGGCGAGACCCTGATCGTGCGCAGCGTGGAGGACTCCATCCGGCGCGGCTCGGTGGTGCTGCGCAAGGAGACGGATTCGCGCAATGCCGCGCAGGCCGTCACGCTGCTGGAGGCCATCGCCGAATTCGGTTTCGACGCCTGCATCGGCGGCGCGCGGCGCGACGAAGAGAAGGCGCGCGCGAAGGAGCGCATTTTTTCCTTCCGCGACGAGTTCGGCCAGTGGGATCCCAAGAGCCAGCGTCCGGAGGTCTGGAGCTTGTACAACACCCGGGTGCATCGCGGCGAGAACATGCGCGTGTTCCCCATCTCCAACTGGACGGAGCTGGACGTCTGGCAGTACATCGCGCGCGAGAACCTGGCGCTGCCGTCCATCTATTACGCCCACCGCCGTCCGGTGGTGCGTCGCCGCGGCCTGCTGGTGCCGGTCACGCCGCTGACGCCGCCCCAGGCGGACGAGCAGGTGGAAACCCTGTCGGTGCGTTTCCGCACGGTGGGCGATATTTCCTGCACCTGCCCGGTGGCATCCGATGCCGCCGACAACCAGGCCATCATCGCCGAGACCGCGCTGAGCGACATCACGGAGCGCGGCGCCACGCGCATGGACGACCAGACCTCCGAGGCGTCCATGGAACGCCGCAAGAAAGAAGGGTATTTCTGA
- a CDS encoding phosphoadenylyl-sulfate reductase, with product MSAPAARIPAPIATRWSDLLQRLADIAARYPDAALASSLAAEDMVLTHAIHTGGIDIEIFTLDTGRLHAETLGMLDVIERRYGRRPTVYRPRQEAVDAHVAAHGAFAFYESRDLRQACCHIRKVEPLTRALAGRGAWITGQRRAQASTRGALPEAEQDTVFGQPGRPLYKFNPLAAWSEDDVWNAIRALDIPYNPLHDRGYPSIGCEPCTRAIRPGEDVRAGRWWWESSDSKECGLHAGNRAGGAAVHASAAKV from the coding sequence ATGTCCGCCCCGGCTGCCCGCATCCCCGCCCCCATCGCCACGCGCTGGTCCGACCTGTTGCAGCGCCTGGCGGACATCGCGGCGCGCTATCCAGACGCGGCCCTGGCCTCGTCGCTGGCGGCCGAGGACATGGTCCTGACGCATGCCATCCACACCGGCGGGATCGATATCGAAATCTTCACCCTGGACACCGGCAGGCTGCACGCGGAGACCCTGGGCATGCTGGATGTCATCGAGCGCCGCTACGGCCGCCGTCCGACGGTGTACCGGCCGCGCCAGGAAGCAGTGGACGCCCACGTCGCGGCGCACGGCGCCTTCGCCTTCTACGAAAGCCGCGATCTGCGGCAGGCCTGCTGCCATATCCGCAAGGTCGAGCCGCTGACCCGGGCCCTGGCCGGACGCGGCGCATGGATCACCGGGCAGCGGCGCGCGCAGGCAAGCACGCGCGGCGCCCTGCCGGAGGCCGAGCAGGACACGGTGTTCGGCCAGCCCGGCCGGCCGCTCTACAAGTTCAACCCCTTGGCGGCGTGGAGCGAGGACGATGTCTGGAACGCCATCCGCGCCCTGGACATTCCGTACAACCCGCTGCATGACCGCGGTTATCCGTCCATCGGCTGCGAGCCCTGTACGCGCGCCATCCGTCCCGGCGAGGACGTGCGCGCGGGACGCTGGTGGTGGGAATCCTCCGACAGCAAGGAATGCGGCCTGCATGCCGGCAATCGCGCCGGCGGCGCGGCCGTGCATGCCTCCGCCGCCAAGGTCTGA
- a CDS encoding sulfate/molybdate ABC transporter ATP-binding protein has translation MDIEIKSVNKRFGAFQALRDVNLHIDSGELVALLGPSGCGKTTLLRIIAGLETPDSGNIYFFGEDSTGVHVRERQVGFVFQHYALFRHMTVFENVAFGLRIKPRGQRPGETAIREKVHALLNLVQLDWLADRYPAQLSGGQRQRIALARALAVEPRVLLLDEPFGALDAKVRKELRRWLRRLHDELHVASVFVTHDQEEALEVADRVVVMNAGRIEQVGTPREVWSHPATPFVYGFLGDVNQIEGHAGGGQWRLSGISLPAPTFDGLDEQRAVAYVRPHELDVVPYAPSGEGIAVRLNHAYLAGPSAFLELQREDGALLEAQLPEEEYHSLALREGAMLLARPRRGRIFPAA, from the coding sequence ATGGATATCGAGATCAAATCGGTCAACAAGCGTTTCGGCGCCTTCCAGGCGCTGCGCGACGTCAATCTGCATATCGACTCCGGCGAGCTGGTGGCGCTGCTGGGCCCCTCGGGCTGCGGCAAGACGACCTTGCTGCGCATCATCGCCGGCCTGGAGACGCCCGACAGCGGCAATATCTATTTCTTCGGCGAAGACAGTACCGGCGTGCACGTGCGCGAACGCCAGGTCGGCTTCGTCTTCCAGCATTACGCCTTGTTCCGCCACATGACGGTGTTCGAGAACGTGGCCTTCGGCCTGCGTATCAAGCCGCGTGGCCAGCGGCCCGGCGAGACGGCCATCCGCGAAAAAGTCCATGCGCTGCTGAACCTGGTGCAACTGGACTGGCTGGCCGACCGTTATCCGGCGCAACTGTCGGGCGGACAGCGCCAGCGCATCGCGCTGGCACGCGCCCTGGCGGTGGAGCCCCGGGTACTGCTGCTGGACGAGCCCTTCGGCGCCCTGGACGCCAAGGTACGCAAGGAGTTGCGGCGCTGGCTGCGCCGCCTGCACGACGAGTTGCACGTGGCCAGCGTGTTCGTGACGCATGACCAGGAAGAAGCCCTGGAAGTGGCGGATCGCGTCGTCGTCATGAACGCCGGCCGTATCGAACAGGTCGGCACCCCGCGGGAAGTCTGGTCGCATCCGGCCACGCCTTTCGTCTACGGCTTCCTGGGCGACGTCAACCAGATCGAAGGCCATGCCGGGGGCGGCCAGTGGCGCCTGAGCGGTATCTCGCTGCCGGCCCCGACATTCGACGGGCTGGACGAACAGCGCGCGGTCGCCTACGTGCGGCCGCACGAACTGGACGTGGTCCCGTACGCGCCGTCCGGCGAGGGTATCGCGGTCAGGCTCAATCACGCCTACCTGGCCGGGCCCAGCGCCTTCCTGGAGCTGCAGCGCGAAGACGGCGCCCTGCTCGAAGCGCAATTGCCTGAAGAGGAATACCACAGCCTGGCGCTGCGCGAAGGCGCGATGCTGCTTGCCCGCCCGCGCCGCGGCCGCATCTTTCCGGCGGCTTGA
- the cysW gene encoding sulfate ABC transporter permease subunit CysW encodes MTARRPALPATRQGRIGRVALIAAAAVFLALFLVLPLCAVFTEALRKGYGAYVAALVEPDSWSAILLTLLTAAICVPMNMAFGVVAAWAIAKHRFRGKSVLVTLIDLPFSVSPVVAGLSYMLVVGAQGWIGPWLMAHDLKIAFAVPGIVLVTTFVTLPLVARELIPLMEAQGSEEEEAAVVLGARGWQVFRHVTLPNIRWGLLYGVILCNARAMGEFGAVSVISGHIRGLTNTIPLQVEILYNEYQIQAGFAVASLLAVLALVTLAIKTMVQWRHARARLRQAGAQAPARPGTSHAIPAASGAAGA; translated from the coding sequence ATGACGGCGCGGCGGCCGGCCTTGCCTGCTACGCGACAGGGGCGTATCGGCCGCGTGGCGCTGATCGCGGCGGCGGCGGTTTTCCTGGCGCTCTTCCTGGTGCTGCCCTTGTGCGCCGTCTTCACCGAAGCGCTGCGCAAGGGCTATGGCGCCTATGTCGCCGCGCTGGTGGAGCCCGACTCCTGGTCCGCCATCCTGCTGACCTTGCTGACGGCGGCCATCTGCGTGCCCATGAACATGGCCTTCGGCGTCGTGGCGGCGTGGGCCATCGCCAAGCACCGGTTCCGCGGCAAATCCGTGCTGGTCACCCTGATCGACCTGCCGTTCTCCGTATCGCCCGTGGTGGCGGGCCTTTCCTACATGCTGGTGGTCGGCGCGCAGGGCTGGATAGGGCCGTGGCTGATGGCGCACGATCTGAAAATCGCCTTTGCCGTGCCGGGCATCGTGCTGGTCACCACCTTCGTCACGCTGCCCCTGGTGGCGCGGGAGCTGATCCCGCTGATGGAAGCCCAGGGCAGCGAAGAGGAAGAGGCCGCCGTCGTGCTGGGCGCGCGCGGCTGGCAGGTGTTCCGGCACGTCACGCTGCCCAATATCCGCTGGGGGCTGCTGTATGGCGTGATCCTGTGCAACGCGCGCGCCATGGGCGAGTTCGGCGCCGTCTCGGTGATATCCGGGCATATCCGCGGCCTGACCAACACCATCCCCTTGCAGGTAGAGATCCTGTACAACGAATACCAGATCCAGGCGGGGTTCGCCGTCGCCTCGCTGCTGGCCGTCCTTGCGCTGGTCACGCTGGCGATCAAAACCATGGTGCAATGGCGCCACGCGCGGGCCCGGCTGCGCCAGGCCGGCGCGCAGGCGCCGGCCCGCCCGGGGACGTCCCACGCGATCCCGGCCGCCTCGGGCGCCGCGGGCGCCTGA